In one window of Prionailurus bengalensis isolate Pbe53 chromosome B3, Fcat_Pben_1.1_paternal_pri, whole genome shotgun sequence DNA:
- the NPC2 gene encoding NPC intracellular cholesterol transporter 2 gives MRSLAVAFVLLALSASALAEPVIFKDCGSGFGVIKELNVSPCPTQPCKLHKGQSYSVNVTFTSNVSSQGSKALVYGILMGVAVPFPIPEADGCKSGINCPIQQGKTYSYLNKLPVKNEYPSIKVMVKWQLLGDKEQNLFCWEIPVQIEG, from the exons ATGCGTTCCCTGGCCGTCGCGTTCGTGCTCCTGGCGCTCAGCGCCTCCGCCCTCGCCGAGCCAGTGATTTTCAAGGACTGCG gTTCTGGGTTTGGAGTTATAAAGGAGCTGAATGTGAGCCCAtgccccacccagccctgcaAATTGCACAAAGGCCAGTCTTACAGTGTCAATGTCACCTTCACCAGTA aTGTTTCATCTCAGGGCAGCAAAGCTTTGGTGTATGGCATCCTGATGGGCGTAGCCGTTCCCTTTCCCATTCCTGAGGCTGATGGTTGTAAGAGTGGAATCAACTGCCCCATCCAGCAAGGCAAGACCTATAGCTACCTGAATAAACTACCAGTGAAGAATGAATACCCCTCT atAAAAGTGATGGTGAAGTGGCAGCTTCTGGGCGACAAGGAACAGAATCTCTTCTGCTGGGAGATCCCAGTGCAGATTGAAGGCTAG